From a region of the Solanum stenotomum isolate F172 chromosome 2, ASM1918654v1, whole genome shotgun sequence genome:
- the LOC125856476 gene encoding aldehyde oxidase GLOX-like, translating into MTTRIKVFPFLILIGQLLLLLPHHRNLAYAAGGGRWDLLMSNIGISSMHMQLLNNDRVVMYDRTDFGASNISLPNGKCRNNTNDLTLKVDCTAHSVEYDVSTNSVRPLMVQTDVWCSSGSATSDGTLVQTGGFNDGENVVRVLKPCNGNKSTCDWKEIEDALIQSRWYATNHVLPNGRQIIVGGREAFNYEFYPKTLLTNNIFNLTFLQQTNDLREENNLYPFVFLNVDGNLFIFANNRAILFDYTRDIIVKTYPQIPGGDPRNYPSTGSAVLLPLKNLEAQIIQAEVLVCGGTKNGSFLRAQRGNFLGALNTCGRITITDPNPQWIMETMPLARIMGDMVILPNGNVLIINGAAAGTAGWELGRSPVLSPVIYRPDNPVNSRFDVQNSSTIPRMYHSTTVLLRDGRVLVSGSNPHGLYNFTGVLYPTELSLEAFSPSYLDSESINLRPRVVSPASRRKVKYGGQVNIRFIIPGPINRNLVKVTMVAPGFNTHSFTMNQRILVLSSGNVTQVGTSTYKINSIFPNSSKLAPPGYYMLFVVHQDIPSEGIWIRI; encoded by the coding sequence ATGACGACTAGAATAAAAGTTTTTCCTTTCTTGATTCTAATTGGTCAGCTACTTCTGCTACTGCCACATCACCGGAACTTGGCTTACGCCGCCGGCGGTGGCAGGTGGGACCTACTCATGTCCAACATCGGCATTTCCTCCATGCACATGCAACTCCTCAACAACGATAGAGTCGTCATGTACGATCGTACTGATTTTGGCGCATCCAACATCTCCTTACCTAACGGCAAATGTCGTAACAACACTAATGACCTCACATTGAAAGTCGATTGCACTGCTCACTCTGTTGAGTACGACGTGTCCACCAACTCGGTACGTCCCCTCATGGTACAAACCGACGTGTGGTGCTCCTCCGGCTCCGCCACCTCAGACGGTACTTTGGTTCAAACCGGTGGATTCAACGACGGTGAAAATGTTGTAAGAGTTTTAAAACCGTGTAATGGAAATAAAAGTACGTGTGATTGGAAAGAAATAGAAGATGCGTTAATACAAAGTCGATGGTACGCGACCAATCATGTGTTGCCAAATGGCAGACAAATTATAGTAGGAGGTCGTGAGGCTTTTAACTACGAGTTTTATCCTAAAACTCTTTTgacaaataatatattcaatctTACATTTCTTCAACAGACTAATGATCTTAGAGAGGAAAACAATCTTTacccttttgtttttcttaatgTCGATggaaatttattcatttttgcgAATAATCGAGCTATACTATTCGATTACACGAGGGATATAATAGTGAAAACGTATCCACAAATACCTGGTGGTGACCCGAGAAATTATCCAAGTACGGGTTCTGCGGTTCTTCTTCCTTTAAAGAATTTGGAGGCACAAATAATTCAAGCTGAGGTTTTGGTATGTGGTGGAACAAAAAATGGTTCGTTCCTTAGGGCACAAAGAGGTAATTTTTTGGGTGCGTTAAATACTTGCGGGCGGATTACAATTACCGACCCGAATCCACAATGGATCATGGAGACAATGCCACTAGCTCGAATAATGGGTGATATGGTAATTTTACCCAATGGAAATGTCTTGATCATTAACGGAGCGGCGGCGGGTACGGCTGGATGGGAACTTGGTCGGAGCCCCGTTTTGAGTCCGGTGATTTATCGTCCTGATAATCCAGTTAATTCGAGATTTGATGTACAAAATTCGAGTACTATACCAAGAATGTACCATTCAACAACAGTTTTACTTCGAGATGGTAGAGTTCTAGTTAGTGGTAGTAATCCACATGGGCTTTACAACTTTACAGGAGTTCTATACCCGACAGAGTTAAGTTTGGAGGCATTTTCACCATCGTATTTGGATTCAGAATCTATAAATTTGCGGCCACGGGTCGTTTCACCCGCTTCGAGACGAAAAGTCAAGTATGGTGGTCAGGTGAATATTCGATTTATCATACCTGGCCCGATAAATAGGAATTTGGTCAAGGTGACAATGGTTGCACCAGGATTTAACACACATTCATTTACTATGAATCAAAGAATACTTGTGCTTTCAAGTGGAAACGTAACACAAGTTGGAACATCAACTTATAAAATCAATTCGATTTTTCCAAATTCAAGTAAATTAGCACCACCTGGTTACTATATGTTATTTGTGGTTCATCAAGATATACCAAGTGAAGGAATTTGGATCAGGATTTAG